In a genomic window of Gossypium arboreum isolate Shixiya-1 chromosome 7, ASM2569848v2, whole genome shotgun sequence:
- the LOC128295541 gene encoding uncharacterized protein LOC128295541 produces MSGTDGTPEIGLGSFNTINIEGTNAGATMIIRNGTSGEHEGCCCINIYTNSNVQGCNSSVLVGSNIKMKNPGVHIYLGDLKFGGGGCSKPRSFSRRRTGGGATVDFSSVFLFVFVPVILSLLLSHVLL; encoded by the coding sequence ATGTCGGGAACCGATGGTACCCCAGAAATTGGCTTAGGCTCTTTCAATACCATTAACATAGAAGGAACCAATGCCGGAGCTACGATGATCATCCGTAACGGCACGTCTGGCGAGCACGAAGGCTGTTGCTGCATCAACATTTACACCAACAGCAACGTTCAAGGTTGTAACAGTTCTGTGTTGGTGGGGAGTAACATAAAAATGAAGAATCCAGGGGTGCATATCTACTTGGGAGATCTTAAGTTCGGCGGAGGAGGATGTTCAAAACCCAGATCATTTAGTAGAAGAAGAACAGGCGGTGGTGCTACAGTAGATTTTAGTAGCGTCTTTCTGTTTGTATTTGTTCCTGTTATTTTAAGTCTCTTGCTTTCTCATGTGCTGCTTTAG
- the LOC108452552 gene encoding uncharacterized protein LOC108452552, with amino-acid sequence MEDEAEIYDGIRAQFPLAFGKRQKSQTSLEAIHNSTRRSTAGAAASAASNSTNKTNEALPSLSSSSKAWLDSLSNSKSPNPNPNDSVIGPPRPPPGPVPDEDDEDVMVGPPPPPPGSGEDDDNDVMIGPPRPPVGPSSDSEEDEEENRYRIPISNEIVLKGHTKIVSALAIDHSGSRVLSGSFDYTVRMFDFQGMNSRLQSFRQLEPFEGHQVRNLSWSPTSDRFLCVTGSAQAKIYDRDGLTLGEFVKGDMYIRDLKNTKGHISGLTCGEWHPKTKETILTSSEDGSLRIWDVNDFKSQKQVIKPKLARPGRIPVTTCAWDREGKCIAGGIGDGSIQIWTLKPGWGSRPDIYIEKSHSDDITGLKFSSDGRTLLSRSFDGSLKIWDLRQIKAPLKVFDDLPNNYAQTNIAFSPDEQLFLTGTSVEKESTVGGLLCFYDCSKLELVQRVGISPCCSVVQCAWHPRLNQIFATSGDKSQGGTHVLYDPTLSERGALVCVARAPRKKSVDDFEAPLVIHNPHALPLFRDQPSRKRQREKILKDPVKSHKPELPITGPGHGGRVGSTKGSLLTQYLLKQGGMIKETWMEEDPREAILKYADVAAKDPKFIAPAYAETQPEPVFAKSDSEDEEK; translated from the exons ATGGAAGACGAAGCCGAAATTTACGACGGAATCAGAGCTCAGTTCCCTCTTGCTTTTGGTAAGCGGCAAAAATCCCAAACCTCTCTTGAAGCCATTCACAACTCCACTCGCCGTTCCACCGCCGGAGCCGCTGCCTCCGCCGCTAGTAATAGTACTAATAAAACCAATGAAGCCCTTCCGTCTCTTTCCTCCTCTTCCAAAGCTTGGCTCGATTCCCTTAGCAATTCTAAGTCTCCCAACCCTAACCCTAATGACTCCGTGATTGGCCCGCCTCGTCCGCCACCTGGTCCAGTTCCTGATGAGGATGACGAAGACGTCATGGTAGGACCTCCTCCGCCTCCTCCAGGTTCCGGTGAGGATGACGATAACGATGTCATGATTGGGCCGCCACGCCCGCCAGTTGGGCCGAGTTCTGACTCGGAGGAGGATGAGGAGGAGAACCGTTATCGTATTCCAATAAGCAATGAGATTGTTCTCAAAGGGCATACTAAG ATTGTTTCAGCTCTTGCGATTGATCACTCTGGCTCTAGGGTTCTTTCGGGTAGTTTTGACTATACGGTTCGAATGTTTGATTTTCAAGGAATGAATTCTCGTTTACAATCATTTAGACAGCTTGAACCATTTGAAGGCCACCAAGTTCGTAATCTAAGCTGGAGTCCCACATCAGACCGGTTCTTATGTGTCACTGGCTCTGCTCAAGCTAAG ATATATGATCGAGATGGACTTACTTTAGGCGAGTTTGTAAAAGGGGATATGTATATTCGCGATCTGAAGAATACTAAGGGACATATATCGGGGCTGACTTGTGGAGAGTGGCATCCAAAAACCAAGGAGACAATTTTGACATCATCTGAAGATGGATCACTTCGTATATGGGATGTGAATGACTTCAAAAGTCAAAAGCAG GTTATCAAACCAAAACTTGCAAGGCCAGGAAGAATTCCTGTTACAACATGTGCATGGGATCGTGAAGGGAAATGTATTGCTGGTGGAATTGGTGATGGTTCTATACAG ATATGGACCCTTAAGCCTGGATGGGGAAGCAGACCAGATATATACATTGAAAAAAGTCATTCTGATGATATCACTGGGCTTAAGTTTTCTAGTGATGGGAGAACTTTGTTGTCCAGAAGCTTTGATGGTTCACTCAAG ATTTGGGATTTACGCCAAATTAAAGCCCCTCTCAAGGTGTTTGATGATCTCCCAAATAACTATGCCCAAACAAATATTGCATTTAGTCCCGATGAGCAACTCTTTCTAACTGGAACATCCGTTGAGAAGGAAAGTACCGTTGGAGGTTTGCTGTGTTTTTATGATTGTTCAAAACTTGAACTTGTTCAAAGAGTTGGGATATCTCCTTGTTGCAGTGTGGTGCAGTGTGCTTGGCACCCAAGATTAAATCAG ATATTTGCTACATCAGGAGACAAAAGCCAAGGAGGGACTCATGTCCTATATGATCCAACACTTAGTGAGAGAGGAGCTCTTGTTTGTGTTGCACGTGCACCTAGGAAGAAatctgttgatgattttgaggcACCGCTTGTGATTCACAATCCTCATGCACTACCATTATTTAGAGACCAACCAAGCCGTAAGCGTCAACGGGAGAAGATACTGAAGGATCCTGTCAAGTCACATAAACCTGAACTTCCAATAACAGGACCAGGACATGGTGGTAGGGTCGGTTCAACCAAGGGAAGTTTGTTGACCCAGTACCTTCTTAAG CAAGGGGGAATGATCAAAGAAACATGGATGGAAGAAGATCCTAGAGAAGCTATACTTAAGTACGCTGATGTTGCAGCAAAAGACCCAAAGTTCATTGCTCCTGCATATGCTGAAACCCAGCCAGAACCTGTTTTTGCAAAGTCAGATTCTGAGGATGAAGAGAAATGA
- the LOC108471891 gene encoding MDIS1-interacting receptor like kinase 1-like isoform X2 yields the protein MPLKKINMKMGIRLSLLFFCYCIGSCSFGLAEKTNLNDEVSALLSIKAGLIDPLNSLRDWKLPDNVALKHSAHCNWTGVWCNSDGAVEKLDLSFMNLSGRVSDDIQQLKRLTSLNLCCNQLSSALPETISNLTSLNSIDVSSNSFTGSFLVGFARAAGLTFLNGSSNSFTGVLAEELGNVTSLETLDLRGNFFQGSVPKSFKSLHKLKFLGLSGNNLTGQIPGELGQLSSLETIIMGYNEFEGGIPVEFGNLSSLKYLDLAVGNLSGEIPAELGRLKLLETVFLYKNSFEGSVPTGIGGLTQLQVLELWNNSLSGSLPIDLGKNSPLQWLDISSNSFSGEIPETLCDGGNLTKLILFNNAFSGALPVSLSNCPSLVRVRVQNNLLSGTIPVGLGKLGRLQRLELANNSLTGTIPDDIASSTSLSFIDLSNNDLESSLPSTILSISSLQTFIASNNNFVGEIPDQFQDWPSLSVLDLSTNHFTGSIPASIASCEKLVTLNLRNNRLTGDIPESIAMMPTLAVVDLSNNSLTGGIPGNFGTSPALEMFNVSYNKLEGPVPANGVLRTINPDDLVGNAGLCGGALPQCNLHSQTSSRQRSLRAKHIVAGWLTGISSVLAAGILLISGRSFYKKWYSHGSCFEERFEAGKGEWPWRLMAFQRLGFTAADILACIKETNVVGMGATGVVYKAEMPQSNAVVAVKKLWRSGTDIENGNSGDFVGEVNLLGKLRHRNIVRLLGFLHNDTSMMIVYEFMHNGSLADALYGKQAGRLLVDWVSRYNIALGVAQGLAYLHHDCHPPVIHRDIKSNNILLDANLEARIADFGLARMMVRKNETVSMVAGSYGYIAPEYGYTLKVDEKIDIYSFGVVLLELLTGKRPLDPEFGESINIVEWIRRKVGDNRALEEELDPNLGNCKHIQEEMLLVVRIALLCTAKLPKDRPSMRDVITMLGEAKPRRKSSSSNSGNASTKEMPVFSTSPVNGLF from the exons ATGCCACTTAAGAAGATCAATATGAAAATGGGAATCCGTTTATCATTGTTGTTCTTCTGCTACTGTATTGGTTCTTGTTCTTTCGGTCTTGCTGAAAAAACCAACCTGAATGATGAAGTATCGGCTTTGTTATCGATAAAAGCCGGTCTTATCGATCCATTGAATAGCCTTCGAGATTGGAAATTGCCGGACAATGTGGCATTGAAGCATTCAGCTCACTGTAATTGGACTGGTGTATGGTGCAACTCTGATGGGGCAGTTGAAAAGCTTGATCTCTCGTTTATGAATCTCAGCGGACGAGTTTCTGACGATATCCAACAGCTGAAACGCCTTACTTCTCTCAACTTGTGTTGCAATCAACTGTCGTCGGCTTTACCGGAAACCATATCCAATCTCACATCACTTAACAGCATTGACGTGAGCTCTAATTCATTCACCGGCAGCTTCCTTGTGGGTTTTGCAAGAGCTGCAGGGCTAACTTTCCTGAATGGTTCAAGCAACAGTTTCACAGGAGTTCTCGCTGAGGAACTTGGCAATGTAACTTCATTGGAGACGCTAGACCTGAGAGGCAATTTCTTCCAGGGTTCAGTTCCAAAGTCTTTCAAGAGCTTGCACAAGTTAAAGTTTCTTGGCCTTTCAGGGAATAATCTCACTGGCCAGATACCAGGAGAATTGGGGCAGCTTTCATCACTGGAGACTATAATTATGGGGTACAACGAATTTGAAGGGGGAATACCAGTTGAGTTTGGGAACCTTTCTAGTCTAAAGTACCTTGATTTGGCAGTTGGTAATCTTAGTGGAGAGATTCCAGCTGAACTAGGGAGACTCAAGCTACTCGAAACAGTTTTCTTGTATAAGAACAGTTTTGAAG GCTCAGTTCCTACCGGAATTGGAGGTTTGACACAATTGCAGGTACTTGAGTTGTGGAACAATTCCTTGTCAGGCTCACTGCCGATCGATCTTGGCAAGAATTCACCGTTGCAGTGGTTGGACATATCGTCCAATTCATTCTCTGGTGAAATCCCGGAGACCTTGTGTGATGGAGGCAATCTCACCAAGCTCATTCTATTCAACAATGCTTTCTCAGGGGCATTGCCAGTCAGCTTATCAAATTGTCCGTCACTAGTTCGTGTTCGAGTGCAGAATAATCTTCTATCCGGGACAATTCCAGTTGGGCTTGGTAAACTTGGGAGGCTTCAGAGGTTAGAATTGGCAAATAACAGCCTCACCGGGACAATCCCGGATGATATAGCTTCTTCTACATCACTTTCTTTTATTGATCTTTCTAATAATGATCTTGAATCTTCTCTCCCTTCTACCATTCTTTCAATCTCGAGCCTGCAAACGTTCATTGCCTCAAACAATAACTTTGTTGGTGAAATCCCAGATCAGTTTCAGGATTGGCCATCACTTTCTGTGCTTGATCTGTCAACAAACCATTTCACAGGAAGTATTCCAGCTAGCATTGCTTCATGTGAGAAATTAGTCACTTTGAATCTAAGGAATAACCGATTGACCGGAGATATTCCGGAATCGATTGCTATGATGCCTACTTTGGCTGTTGTCGATTTGTCTAACAACTCTCTAACAGGTGGGATACCTGGTAATTTTGGAACCTCTCCAGCTTTAGAAATGTTCAATGTTTCGTATAACAAACTAGAGGGTCCAGTTCCTGCAAATGGTGTGCTAAGAACAATCAATCCGGATGATCTTGTCGGCAATGCTGGTCTCTGTGGTGGTGCTCTCCCTCAATGTAACCTACATTCACAAACTTCATCAAGGCAAAGAAGTTTGCGAGCAAAGCATATTGTTGCTGGATGGCTCACTGGGATTTCATCGGTTCTAGCAGCTGGAATCTTACTCATCAGTGGGCGATCGTTCTATAAAAAGTGGTACTCACATGGTAGTTGCTTTGAAGAAAGGTTTGAAGCAGGAAAGGGAGAATGGCCGTGGAGATTAATGGCATTCCAAAGACTTGGTTTCACAGCTGCTGACATCTTAGCCTGTATCAAAGAAACAAATGTGGTTGGGATGGGAGCCACCGGGGTCGTATACAAGGCTGAGATGCCGCAGTCAAATGCAGTCGTAGCAGTTAAAAAGCTGTGGAGATCAGGAACTGACATCGAAAACGGAAACAGTGGGGATTTTGTTGGAGAGGTGAATCTCTTAGGGAAACTTAGGCATCGAAACATAGTTCGGTTATTAGGATTCCTTCATAATGATACTAGCATGATGATAGTGTACGAGTTTATGCACAATGGTAGCTTAGCAGATGCCTTGTACGGCAAGCAAGCCGGTAGGCTGCTGGTAGATTGGGTTTCAAGGTACAACATAGCACTTGGTGTTGCACAAGGCCTTGCTTATCTTCATCATGATTGTCATCCACCTGTAATACATCGAGACATCAAGTCGAACAACATACTGCTCGATGCAAATCTCGAGGCAAGAATTGCAGATTTTGGTTTGGCAAGGATGATGGTTAGGAAGAATGAAACGGTCTCGATGGTTGCAGGGTCCTACGGCTACATAGCGCCCG AGTACGGTTACACTTTGAAGGTCGATGAAAAGATTGACATTTACAGCTTCGGGGTGGTTTTACTGGAACTTTTAACCGGGAAACGGCCTTTAGATCCGGAGTTTGGAGAATCCATTAACATTGTTGAATGGATTAGGAGAAAGGTTGGAGACAACAGAGCTTTAGAAGAGGAATTAGATCCTAATTTAGGGAACTGTAAGCATATTCAAGAAGAGATGCTCTTAGTTGTTAGGATAGCACTTCTCTGCACTGCCAAGCTCCCAAAGGACAGACCATCGATGCGAGATGTGATTACAATGCTCGGTGAGGCAAAGCCTCGGAGGAAAAGCAGTAGCAGCAACAGCGGAAATGCATCGACCAAAGAGATGCCGGTGTTTAGCACATCGCCTGTTAATGGCCTATTCTAG
- the LOC108471891 gene encoding MDIS1-interacting receptor like kinase 1-like isoform X1: MPLKKINMKMGIRLSLLFFCYCIGSCSFGLAEKTNLNDEVSALLSIKAGLIDPLNSLRDWKLPDNVALKHSAHCNWTGVWCNSDGAVEKLDLSFMNLSGRVSDDIQQLKRLTSLNLCCNQLSSALPETISNLTSLNSIDVSSNSFTGSFLVGFARAAGLTFLNGSSNSFTGVLAEELGNVTSLETLDLRGNFFQGSVPKSFKSLHKLKFLGLSGNNLTGQIPGELGQLSSLETIIMGYNEFEGGIPVEFGNLSSLKYLDLAVGNLSGEIPAELGRLKLLETVFLYKNSFEGKIHPSIGNITSLQLLDLSDNELSGEIPAEISDLKNLQLLNLMCNRLSGSVPTGIGGLTQLQVLELWNNSLSGSLPIDLGKNSPLQWLDISSNSFSGEIPETLCDGGNLTKLILFNNAFSGALPVSLSNCPSLVRVRVQNNLLSGTIPVGLGKLGRLQRLELANNSLTGTIPDDIASSTSLSFIDLSNNDLESSLPSTILSISSLQTFIASNNNFVGEIPDQFQDWPSLSVLDLSTNHFTGSIPASIASCEKLVTLNLRNNRLTGDIPESIAMMPTLAVVDLSNNSLTGGIPGNFGTSPALEMFNVSYNKLEGPVPANGVLRTINPDDLVGNAGLCGGALPQCNLHSQTSSRQRSLRAKHIVAGWLTGISSVLAAGILLISGRSFYKKWYSHGSCFEERFEAGKGEWPWRLMAFQRLGFTAADILACIKETNVVGMGATGVVYKAEMPQSNAVVAVKKLWRSGTDIENGNSGDFVGEVNLLGKLRHRNIVRLLGFLHNDTSMMIVYEFMHNGSLADALYGKQAGRLLVDWVSRYNIALGVAQGLAYLHHDCHPPVIHRDIKSNNILLDANLEARIADFGLARMMVRKNETVSMVAGSYGYIAPEYGYTLKVDEKIDIYSFGVVLLELLTGKRPLDPEFGESINIVEWIRRKVGDNRALEEELDPNLGNCKHIQEEMLLVVRIALLCTAKLPKDRPSMRDVITMLGEAKPRRKSSSSNSGNASTKEMPVFSTSPVNGLF, translated from the exons ATGCCACTTAAGAAGATCAATATGAAAATGGGAATCCGTTTATCATTGTTGTTCTTCTGCTACTGTATTGGTTCTTGTTCTTTCGGTCTTGCTGAAAAAACCAACCTGAATGATGAAGTATCGGCTTTGTTATCGATAAAAGCCGGTCTTATCGATCCATTGAATAGCCTTCGAGATTGGAAATTGCCGGACAATGTGGCATTGAAGCATTCAGCTCACTGTAATTGGACTGGTGTATGGTGCAACTCTGATGGGGCAGTTGAAAAGCTTGATCTCTCGTTTATGAATCTCAGCGGACGAGTTTCTGACGATATCCAACAGCTGAAACGCCTTACTTCTCTCAACTTGTGTTGCAATCAACTGTCGTCGGCTTTACCGGAAACCATATCCAATCTCACATCACTTAACAGCATTGACGTGAGCTCTAATTCATTCACCGGCAGCTTCCTTGTGGGTTTTGCAAGAGCTGCAGGGCTAACTTTCCTGAATGGTTCAAGCAACAGTTTCACAGGAGTTCTCGCTGAGGAACTTGGCAATGTAACTTCATTGGAGACGCTAGACCTGAGAGGCAATTTCTTCCAGGGTTCAGTTCCAAAGTCTTTCAAGAGCTTGCACAAGTTAAAGTTTCTTGGCCTTTCAGGGAATAATCTCACTGGCCAGATACCAGGAGAATTGGGGCAGCTTTCATCACTGGAGACTATAATTATGGGGTACAACGAATTTGAAGGGGGAATACCAGTTGAGTTTGGGAACCTTTCTAGTCTAAAGTACCTTGATTTGGCAGTTGGTAATCTTAGTGGAGAGATTCCAGCTGAACTAGGGAGACTCAAGCTACTCGAAACAGTTTTCTTGTATAAGAACAGTTTTGAAGGTAAGATTCACCCATCAATTGGCAACATCACTTCGTTGCAGCTGCTGGATTTGTCTGATAATGAGTTATCTGGAGAAATTCCTGCTGAGATATCCGATCTTAAGAACTTACAGCTCTTGAACTTAATGTGCAATCGATTATCAGGCTCAGTTCCTACCGGAATTGGAGGTTTGACACAATTGCAGGTACTTGAGTTGTGGAACAATTCCTTGTCAGGCTCACTGCCGATCGATCTTGGCAAGAATTCACCGTTGCAGTGGTTGGACATATCGTCCAATTCATTCTCTGGTGAAATCCCGGAGACCTTGTGTGATGGAGGCAATCTCACCAAGCTCATTCTATTCAACAATGCTTTCTCAGGGGCATTGCCAGTCAGCTTATCAAATTGTCCGTCACTAGTTCGTGTTCGAGTGCAGAATAATCTTCTATCCGGGACAATTCCAGTTGGGCTTGGTAAACTTGGGAGGCTTCAGAGGTTAGAATTGGCAAATAACAGCCTCACCGGGACAATCCCGGATGATATAGCTTCTTCTACATCACTTTCTTTTATTGATCTTTCTAATAATGATCTTGAATCTTCTCTCCCTTCTACCATTCTTTCAATCTCGAGCCTGCAAACGTTCATTGCCTCAAACAATAACTTTGTTGGTGAAATCCCAGATCAGTTTCAGGATTGGCCATCACTTTCTGTGCTTGATCTGTCAACAAACCATTTCACAGGAAGTATTCCAGCTAGCATTGCTTCATGTGAGAAATTAGTCACTTTGAATCTAAGGAATAACCGATTGACCGGAGATATTCCGGAATCGATTGCTATGATGCCTACTTTGGCTGTTGTCGATTTGTCTAACAACTCTCTAACAGGTGGGATACCTGGTAATTTTGGAACCTCTCCAGCTTTAGAAATGTTCAATGTTTCGTATAACAAACTAGAGGGTCCAGTTCCTGCAAATGGTGTGCTAAGAACAATCAATCCGGATGATCTTGTCGGCAATGCTGGTCTCTGTGGTGGTGCTCTCCCTCAATGTAACCTACATTCACAAACTTCATCAAGGCAAAGAAGTTTGCGAGCAAAGCATATTGTTGCTGGATGGCTCACTGGGATTTCATCGGTTCTAGCAGCTGGAATCTTACTCATCAGTGGGCGATCGTTCTATAAAAAGTGGTACTCACATGGTAGTTGCTTTGAAGAAAGGTTTGAAGCAGGAAAGGGAGAATGGCCGTGGAGATTAATGGCATTCCAAAGACTTGGTTTCACAGCTGCTGACATCTTAGCCTGTATCAAAGAAACAAATGTGGTTGGGATGGGAGCCACCGGGGTCGTATACAAGGCTGAGATGCCGCAGTCAAATGCAGTCGTAGCAGTTAAAAAGCTGTGGAGATCAGGAACTGACATCGAAAACGGAAACAGTGGGGATTTTGTTGGAGAGGTGAATCTCTTAGGGAAACTTAGGCATCGAAACATAGTTCGGTTATTAGGATTCCTTCATAATGATACTAGCATGATGATAGTGTACGAGTTTATGCACAATGGTAGCTTAGCAGATGCCTTGTACGGCAAGCAAGCCGGTAGGCTGCTGGTAGATTGGGTTTCAAGGTACAACATAGCACTTGGTGTTGCACAAGGCCTTGCTTATCTTCATCATGATTGTCATCCACCTGTAATACATCGAGACATCAAGTCGAACAACATACTGCTCGATGCAAATCTCGAGGCAAGAATTGCAGATTTTGGTTTGGCAAGGATGATGGTTAGGAAGAATGAAACGGTCTCGATGGTTGCAGGGTCCTACGGCTACATAGCGCCCG AGTACGGTTACACTTTGAAGGTCGATGAAAAGATTGACATTTACAGCTTCGGGGTGGTTTTACTGGAACTTTTAACCGGGAAACGGCCTTTAGATCCGGAGTTTGGAGAATCCATTAACATTGTTGAATGGATTAGGAGAAAGGTTGGAGACAACAGAGCTTTAGAAGAGGAATTAGATCCTAATTTAGGGAACTGTAAGCATATTCAAGAAGAGATGCTCTTAGTTGTTAGGATAGCACTTCTCTGCACTGCCAAGCTCCCAAAGGACAGACCATCGATGCGAGATGTGATTACAATGCTCGGTGAGGCAAAGCCTCGGAGGAAAAGCAGTAGCAGCAACAGCGGAAATGCATCGACCAAAGAGATGCCGGTGTTTAGCACATCGCCTGTTAATGGCCTATTCTAG